The following coding sequences lie in one Clupea harengus chromosome 23, Ch_v2.0.2, whole genome shotgun sequence genomic window:
- the LOC105892771 gene encoding UDP-glucuronosyltransferase 2C1-like, producing the protein MISPGRRSCFLLCLWGMLLSPSFLSGARAGKVLVFPVDGSHWVNMKLLIQGLHERGHQITVVRTASSWYIKDVSPHYNSITVTLPQAINIEDEDFFVSFLSRMLEIQKAGASVLAYASFWWELLNGLSDIHRQASQLAVQMFENQALMDRLKETQYDLVLTDPGLPAGVLVAHELQLPTVFNVRWITSGEGHFVVAPSPISYVPTSGSNVSDKMTFAERLKNALHFLLNICIDRYVVSPHYDRIVAKYFGPDVNFYHLLQASDLWLMRVDFVFEYPRPTMPNIVYIGGFQCKPSEPLSADLAAFVEGSGEHGVVLMSLGTLVKGLPIEITSEIAAAFARLPQRVIWRHLGERPNNLGNNTMLVKWMPQNDLLGHPKVRAFVAHGGTNGIYEAIYHGVPIVGVPLLFDQYENVLRMEVRGAAKVLDVTKIDSQSFWEVLQEVLHVPSYRENMQRLSRLHRDRPMPPLDSAIFWTEFVMRHKGAAHLRTESYKMPWYSYHSLDVIAFLAVVLAVIVGVVVGTLRFLCLRLCRRSKPKLE; encoded by the coding sequence ATGATAAGCCCAGGCAGACGGAGCTGTTTCCTGTTGTGCCTCTGGGGGAtgctcctctccccatcctttCTGTCTGGGGCGCGTGCCGGTAAAGTCCTGGTCTTCCCCGTAGACGGCAGCCACTGGGTCAACATGAAGCTCCTTATCCAGGGTCTCCACGAGCGCGGCCACCAGATCACAGTGGTGCGCACCGCCAGCAGCTGGTACATCAAGGACGTGTCCCCCCACTACAACTCCATCACCGTCACCCTGCCCCAGGCCATCAACATCGAGGACGAGGACTTCTTTGTGTCTTTCCTGAGCAGGATGCTGGAGATCCAGAAGGCCGGGGCCTCCGTTCTTGCCTACGCCTCTTTCTGGTGGGAGCTACTGAACGGACTATCGGATATCCACAGGCAGGCCAGCCAGCTGGCCGTGCAGATGTTTGAAAACCAGGCGCTGATGGACAGGCTAAAGGAGACGCAGTACGACCTAGTTCTGACGGACCCGGGCCTCCCTGCGGGGGTTCTGGTGGCCCACGAGCTTCAGCTGCCCACCGTGTTTAATGTGCGCTGGATCACCAGTGGGGAGGGGCACTTTGTGGTGGCCCCCTCCCCCATATCCTATGTCCCCACCTCGGGTTCGAACGTGTCCGACAAGATGACCTTCGCAGAGCGCTTGAAGAATGCGCTACACTTCCTCCTTAACATCTGCATCGACAGGTATGTGGTCAGCCCGCACTACGACCGCATTGTGGCCAAGTACTTTGGCCCAGATGTGAACTTCTACCACCTGCTGCAGGCCAGCGACCTCTGGCTGATGCGGGTGGACTTCGTCTTCGAGTACCCTCGCCCGACCATGCCGAACATCGTCTACATCGGCGGCTTCCAGTGCAAGCCTTCCGAGCCTCTGTCTGCGGACCTGGCGGCCTTCGTGGAGGGTTCCGGAGAGCACGGGGTCGTTCTGATGTCCCTGGGCACGCTGGTGAAAGGCCTGCCCATCGAAATCACCTCGGAGATCGCTGCCGCCTTCGCCCGCCTCCCGCAGAGGGTCATTTGGAGGCACCTAGGCGAGCGCCCCAACAACCTGGGCAACAACACCATGCTGGTGAAATGGATGCCCCAGAACGACCTCCTGGGACATCCCAAAGTCAGGGCCTTTGTTGCTCACGGTGGCACGAACGGCATCTACGAGGCCATATACCACGGTGTACCGATTGTCGGCGTTCCACTTCTGTTCGATCAGTATGAGAACGTGCTGAGGATGGAGGTGCGTGGCGCGGCCAAGGTCCTGGACGTCACGAAGATCGACAGCCAGAGCTTCTGGGAggtgctgcaggaggtgctcCATGTGCCCTCGTATCGCGAGAACATGCAGCGCCTCTCCCGGCTCCACAGGGACCGGCCCATGCCACCCTTAGACAGCGCCATCTTCTGGACGGAGTTTGTGATGCGGCACAAAGGGGCGGCACACTTGCGCACCGAGTCGTACAAGATGCCCTGGTACTCGTACCACTCCCTGGACGTGATCGCGTTCCTGGCTGTGGTGTTGGCAGTGATTGTGGGTGTTGTGGTGGGCACACTTCGCTTCCTGTGTCTCAGACTGTGCAGAAGGAGCAAACCAAAgctggaatga
- the LOC105892783 gene encoding endonuclease domain-containing 1 protein-like, with product MKYSLYLFAISALYPISHGDVGDFSPCVNYFYRDWPPSGIEGTPICQNYENRYHFATLYSRERRSPWFSAYLYTTPAGKRPKGNWKYEPQLANSKADGAMVRFPIPPHKVDQNVVESQAVQQDYTNSSYTRGHLNPSLHHQDRIDRRSTFTLTNAVPQTQESNGGPWADLEDHVNKTLNQYCFGRAHIVTGIIPYRVDRWLKDEHRVAIPEYLWSAYCCPSYSQNLPESLRKTFPTFAAIGRNDPNSTEEIVPVDRTKKENVGYDVRAMSLADLEMYLRERYRREITVFRNQCLESQDYL from the exons ATGAAATACTCGCTTTATTTGTTTGCTATCAGCGCACTCTACCCTATTTCTCATGGAGACGTAGGGGATTTCTCGCCCTGTGTAAACTATTTCTACCGGGATTGGCCACCCAGTGGGATTGAGGGTACCCCCATATGTCAGAATTACGAGAACAGGTATCACTTCGCCACACTGTACAGCCGTGAGCGCCGGTCGCCGTGGTTCTCTGCGTACTTGTACACAACTCCAGCGGGTAAAAGGCCAAAGGGAAACTGGAAGTATGAACCACAG CTGGCCAACTCCAAAGCCGATGGTGCAATGGTCCGTTTCCCCATACCTCCTCACAAAGTGGACCAGAACGTGGTTGAGAGCCAGGCGGTGCAGCAGGACTACACAAACTCCAGCTACACCCGCGGCCACCTCAACCCCAGTCTGCACCACCAGGACCGCATCGACCGCCGGTCCACGTTCACCCTGACCAATGCGGTGCCCCAGACTCAGGAGTCCAACGGCGGGCCGTGGGCGGATCTGGAGGACCACGTCAACAAGACTCTGAACCAGTATTGTTTTGGCCGCGCACACATTGTCACCGGCATCATTCCTTACCGGGTGGACCGCTGGCTGAAGGATGAACACCGAGTGGCCATACCCGAGTATCTGTGGTCGGCTTACTGCTGTCCGTCCTACAGCCAGAACCTTCCGGAAAGCCTCAGGAAAACGTTCCCCACGTTTGCTGCCATTGGCCGCAACGATCCCAACAGCACGGAGGAAATTGTTCCCGTTGAcaggacaaagaaagagaatgtcGGCTATGACGTGAGGGCGATGTCCCTCGCAGATCTTGAGATGTACctcagagagagatacaggagaGAAATTACTGTTTTCAGAAATCAGTGTTTGGAGTCACAAGATTATCTTTGA
- the LOC105892767 gene encoding CD209 antigen-like protein E → MSAAIGVLRRQNDNLTDLHLRELERRQALFSLNTNLSRELRESAENNTLLWAQSQELLEQSALRNSENLELRVAAERVRSQNKECERVMRNLTGAQENAQNFRREVAELRNSSQHLQGELTSLDFYCPVVNQTTQERRCRSCEDGWNHFRSKCYFFSRDSNSWAHGRTQCLSQGADLLVINSREEQRFVFGMSWRLHPEERAWVGMTDAETEGEWRWVDGSLVRDNVQYWVQRADGSSEPDDWRVSDEQGEDCGHIDTVETELSCWMDAPCHAHFRWICEKAL, encoded by the exons aTGTCTGCCGCCATTGGTGTTCTACGTAGACAGAATGACAACCTGACAGACTTACACCTAcgagagctggagagaagacAGGCACTGTTTTCCTTAAACACCAATTTGAGCAGGGAGTTAAGAGAGAGCGCCGAGAACAACACGCTACTCTGGGCGCAAAGCCAAGAACTCCTGGAACAGAGCGCTCTCCGAAACAGTGAGAACCTTGAACTGAGGGTGGCGGCGGAACGTGTACGCTCACAGAAcaaggagtgtgagagagtgatgcgGAACCTCACAGGAGCTCAAGAGAACGCTCAGAACTTCAGAAGAGAGGTTGCAGAGTTGAGAAACAGCAGCCAACACCTCCAAGGGGAACTCACATCTCTGGACTTCTATTGTCCCGTGGTTAACCAGACTACTCAGG AGCGGCGATGTAGGTCATGTGAAGATGGATGGAACCACTTCAGGTCCAAGTGCTACTTCTTCTCCAGGGACTCCAACAGTTGGGCCCATGGCAGGACCCAGTGTCTGTCACAGGGGGCTGATCTGCTAGTCATCAACAGCCGTGAAGAGCAG AGATTTGTCTTTGGAATGAGCTGGAGGCTACACCCAGAGGAGAGAGCCTGGGTTGGGATGACAGacgcagagacagagggggagtgGAGATGGGTGGATGGCAGTCTGGTCAGAGACAATGTTCA GTACTGGGTTCAGCGGGCTGATGGCAGCAGTGAGCCGGATGATTGGCGGGTGTCAGACGAGCAGGGAGAGGACTGTGGGCACATTGACACGGTGGAGACTGAGCTCAGCTGCTGGATGGACGCACCCTGCCACGCCCACTTCAGATGGATATGTGAGAAGGCCCTGTAG